DNA sequence from the Chloroflexota bacterium genome:
ATGATGTCCAAGGGGATGCTCCCCACCGCCATCGAGCACGCGCGGCACAACATCGAGGTGCTCTTCCCCTACGCCGAGCAGGGCGTCCCCATCGTCGGCACGGAGCCGTCGTGCCTGCTGACCCTCCGCGACGAGTACCTCGACCTGCTGCCGGACGACCCGCGGGCAGCCGTGGTGGCGCGGGAGTCCGTGCTCATCGACGAGCTGCTGGCCAAGATTGCGGCGGCCGAGGGCGGGCTGCCGCTGGAGTTCAAGCCGCACGAGGGCACGGTGCTCTTCCACGGCCATTGCCACCAGCGGGCGCTCGCCGGCGTCGACGCGTCGCTGGCAGCGCTGCGGAGCGTGCCCGGCGCGACGGTCGAGGTGCCGGACGCGGGCTGCTGCGGCATGGCGGGCGCATTCGGCTACGAGAAGGAGCACTACGACGTGTCCATGACCATTGGCGAGCGGGCGCTCTTCCCTGCTGTGCGGAAAAACCCGGGCGCAACCGTCGTGACGACGGGCGTGTCCTGCCGTCAACAGGTCGAGCACGGCACGGGCGTCGCGCCGCTGCACCTGGCCGAGTTCCTCGCGCAGCAGCTGGCCGGGGAGTAGCCCAAACATGACCAACGGCCACGCGCACGACGACGACCACGCCCAGGCGGATGCCCAAGCCGCGGCTGTTGCCCGCCTGGAAGAGGCCATCTTCGACCTCACCCGCGCCATCGAGCGGGACCCGGACGACGCCAGCGCCTACTATCAGCGGGGCGTCGCGTACGGGCAGATGGCAGCGCCCCTCGAGGCGCTGCGCGACTTCAACAACGTCGTGCGGCTGCGGCCGGAGTCGGCGGAGGCCTACTACAACCGGGGCATGGCGCACACGTCGCTGCACCAGCCGCTGCAGGCCATCGACGACTACACCAGGGCCGTTGAGCTGGACCCCACCCTCCGGGACGCCTACAACAACCGGGCGGCGTCGTACATCGAATTGCGCCGCGCCGACGAGGCGCTGCCGGACCTCGCGAGGGCGATGGAGATCGACCCCGCGTCGGCGTCGGCCTACGCATTGCGGGCCATGGCCCACGCGCTGCTCGGCAACGACGCGCAATGCGAGGAGGACACGCACCGGGCGGTGTCGCTGGGCTTCGACGGCAACGCCCTCGAGTACCTGGTACTGCGGGCGCGGCAGCAGCGCGCCCCGGACCGCGGCGTCTAGGCGCCCTACCCAGAACACAGAGGAGGCACGTCATGGCAAAGAGTTCCAACCCCATCAGGTTTGGCATCAACCCCCGCAACATCCCTTACGAGCGCGTGGTGTCCGTGGCGCAGACCGCCGAGGCCGCCGGCTTCGACGTCATCTCCTTCAGCGACAGGCCGCCGGAGCCGAGCATGGAGGGCTGGACGCTGGCGACGGCCGTCGCCGTTCAGACGGAGCGCATCGCCGTCACCCACTCGACGCTGAATGTGCCCTTCCGCAACCCTGCGCTGCTGGCCAAGATGGCCTCGACGCTGGACGTGATGACTGGCGGCGGGCGGGTCATCCTGACGCTCGGCGCGGGCGGGCAGGAGACGCACTACGTGACCTACGGCATCCCCTTCGGCTCGCCCGGCGAGCGGGTCACGGACCTGGAGGACGCCATCGCCATCATGCGCGGGTTGTGGGCCAACGAGAGCTTCTCGTACGAGGGGCGGCAGTTCTCGGTCGAGGAGTGCTCGGCGCCGCCGGCCCCGCTGGGCGCCATCCCCATCATCATCGGCGCGGGCGGGCCGCGGATGCTCCGCTACACCGGCGCGCACGCGGAGGGCTGGATCAAGAACGGCGGCTGGCCGGAGAGCCACGAGCAGTACCTTGGCCTCCTTAACCCGGTGGAAGCCGCCGCCGAGGGCGCGGGCCGCGACCCGGGCACGATCTACCGCGTCCTGAACGGCACCGGCTACATCGGCGACGAGGACCCGGACTCGGTGATCCCGCAGACGTTTGGCCGTCGCGGGGGCCTCATGGGCAACGCCGACAAGGTCCTGTCCACCATTGACGAGTACGTGGAGCTTGGCGTGGACACCTTCCACCTGCAGTTCCCCAACGACATCCTGGAGGAGCAGCTCGCACAGTTCGGCGAGGAGGTTATCGCGAGGGTGCGCGGGTAGCCGCTCCGGTCCGTTCGTCCTGAGGGAAATTGAAGGATGAACGGGGCCTACCGCGGCGGCTGTTGGAACCGCCCCTGGTAGCCCTCGGTCACCGGCTGCGTCAGCCGGAAGAAGGCGACCTGCAGCAGCCGGGCATTGCGCGCCACGGTGAACCCGCCGGGGTGGTAGACCACCAGGAGCGCCTGATACACCCCGCGAAATCCCGCGTCGCCGATGCCGCCGTGGACCGCGACGCCGGAGCGCAGCAAGCTGGACCGCGTCTGGCCTATGGACATAACGTCGAGCGGGAGGCTCACGACCTCATTGAATGTGATGCGGTATGCGCCCTGATCCAGATGCACCATGCCGTCATCGCCGTAGGGGATGATCTCCACCTCCGCGAGCCGTCGCTGCGCGTTGGTCTCGCCGATGACGCCGGGCTCCGTGAACGCGGCGACCTCGGCCAGCGTCAGGTCGAAGCCGTTGGGCTGGAGTTGCGCTGCCAGGTCGGCGTACCCCTGCACCAGCGGCGGGTCCGCCCCCAGCAGCGCCACGATGGTGTCACGGTCGAGCCCATGGGCGATCATTGCCGCACTCCCCTGAGTCCGCCGCTATGCCGGGCGCACGATGACCAGGGCTCGTGCTTTGGCAGGCGGACAGTGGCTGCATTGGAGCATAGGCGGGCGGGCGGTTCAAGGCTGGAGAAGTTCACGTTCGCCCCAAAAACGAGGGGGCCGGGGCGGCGCCATTCCCCACCCCGGCCCGCGCATACAGTCTGCGGCTATTCCGGAGGGTGGTGCGCGTCCTCCAACGCCTGCATCATCAGAAGGGCCTCCAGCATCAACTGCTCGGAGCGCTGGAATGCGGCCTCAATGCGAGCGTGCCGGGGCGAACGGAATTCCGTCGAGAGCTCCCCGCGCCCCTGC
Encoded proteins:
- a CDS encoding deoxyuridine 5'-triphosphate nucleotidohydrolase, yielding MIAHGLDRDTIVALLGADPPLVQGYADLAAQLQPNGFDLTLAEVAAFTEPGVIGETNAQRRLAEVEIIPYGDDGMVHLDQGAYRITFNEVVSLPLDVMSIGQTRSSLLRSGVAVHGGIGDAGFRGVYQALLVVYHPGGFTVARNARLLQVAFFRLTQPVTEGYQGRFQQPPR
- a CDS encoding LLM class flavin-dependent oxidoreductase, with protein sequence MAKSSNPIRFGINPRNIPYERVVSVAQTAEAAGFDVISFSDRPPEPSMEGWTLATAVAVQTERIAVTHSTLNVPFRNPALLAKMASTLDVMTGGGRVILTLGAGGQETHYVTYGIPFGSPGERVTDLEDAIAIMRGLWANESFSYEGRQFSVEECSAPPAPLGAIPIIIGAGGPRMLRYTGAHAEGWIKNGGWPESHEQYLGLLNPVEAAAEGAGRDPGTIYRVLNGTGYIGDEDPDSVIPQTFGRRGGLMGNADKVLSTIDEYVELGVDTFHLQFPNDILEEQLAQFGEEVIARVRG
- a CDS encoding tetratricopeptide repeat protein, with translation MTNGHAHDDDHAQADAQAAAVARLEEAIFDLTRAIERDPDDASAYYQRGVAYGQMAAPLEALRDFNNVVRLRPESAEAYYNRGMAHTSLHQPLQAIDDYTRAVELDPTLRDAYNNRAASYIELRRADEALPDLARAMEIDPASASAYALRAMAHALLGNDAQCEEDTHRAVSLGFDGNALEYLVLRARQQRAPDRGV